A genomic window from Longimicrobium sp. includes:
- a CDS encoding competence protein CoiA family protein, which translates to MAAVDGARRPFRDENDRIVPEEPGVEHLLVPVIAYRALPPRRRPRSFCPVCLERVWLKLGARNRPHYAHLAGSECAAARGEGALHHAAKVHLAEQLGRGGPLRVRPVCHRVPQERSTERCTAAPENAWPLEWDEVRVEHSLPSLRADVVLLRGGAIVAAVEVYASHAVDDEKAAKYRTLGLPWIEVPARGVLPDHGDPWTPDDPLPLLGDSRLHPRVWRCPRHEGLYRGLLEYERNGIHRVARRLVHVYRTGAGRSSGENRCRAVGISMMERREGGEAAESWLERDDSGARIGSPVLGADRSETRRILHAQFGEWARWMRGAQGAVLDSPMRWLEAAEAPRAADRAYPQRLRWDAHAETFRGVPELPQLAWPALPAVPGAPHPVLGRSPHCWTETHRRGPIVHAVDGPVWLTLVAHAWTDAQGPAIRADVAAYVHDGRRWRTVEGAPFTATLRAPDPPWHTILPAIARALAPLDPETLLDGTAVREAVAVQLAS; encoded by the coding sequence GTGGCGGCCGTGGACGGCGCGCGCCGCCCCTTCCGCGACGAGAACGATCGGATCGTCCCCGAAGAGCCGGGCGTGGAGCACCTCCTCGTGCCCGTCATCGCCTACCGCGCGCTCCCGCCGCGCCGCCGCCCGCGCAGCTTCTGTCCGGTCTGCCTGGAGCGGGTCTGGCTGAAGCTGGGCGCGCGCAACCGCCCCCACTACGCGCACCTGGCCGGCTCCGAATGCGCCGCCGCCCGCGGCGAGGGGGCGCTGCACCACGCGGCCAAGGTGCACCTGGCGGAGCAGCTCGGCCGCGGCGGGCCGCTGCGCGTGCGCCCCGTCTGCCACCGCGTGCCGCAGGAGCGGAGCACGGAGCGCTGCACCGCCGCCCCCGAGAACGCGTGGCCGCTGGAGTGGGACGAAGTGCGCGTGGAGCACTCCCTTCCCTCCCTGCGCGCGGACGTGGTGCTCCTGCGCGGCGGCGCCATCGTGGCGGCCGTGGAGGTCTACGCATCGCACGCGGTGGACGACGAGAAAGCCGCCAAGTACCGCACCCTTGGGCTCCCCTGGATCGAGGTCCCGGCGCGCGGCGTCCTCCCCGACCACGGCGATCCGTGGACGCCCGACGATCCCCTCCCCCTCCTGGGCGACAGCCGCCTCCACCCTCGAGTGTGGCGCTGCCCACGCCACGAGGGGCTGTACCGCGGGCTGCTGGAGTACGAGCGCAACGGCATCCACCGCGTGGCGCGCCGCCTGGTGCACGTCTACCGCACCGGCGCCGGCCGCAGCTCCGGCGAGAACCGCTGCCGCGCGGTGGGGATCTCCATGATGGAGCGGCGCGAGGGGGGCGAGGCCGCCGAGTCGTGGCTGGAGCGCGACGACAGCGGCGCTCGCATCGGGTCCCCGGTGCTTGGCGCCGACCGTAGCGAGACGCGGCGCATCCTGCACGCGCAGTTCGGCGAGTGGGCGCGCTGGATGCGCGGCGCGCAGGGTGCGGTCCTGGACAGCCCCATGCGCTGGCTGGAAGCCGCCGAAGCCCCGCGCGCCGCCGACCGCGCTTATCCGCAGCGCCTGCGCTGGGACGCACACGCCGAGACTTTTCGCGGGGTACCCGAGCTTCCGCAGCTCGCCTGGCCCGCGCTCCCCGCCGTACCCGGCGCGCCGCACCCCGTCCTGGGGCGCTCGCCGCACTGCTGGACGGAGACGCACCGCAGGGGGCCCATCGTCCACGCGGTCGACGGCCCCGTCTGGCTGACGCTGGTCGCGCACGCGTGGACGGACGCGCAGGGCCCCGCCATTCGCGCCGACGTCGCCGCGTACGTCCACGACGGCCGCCGCTGGCGCACCGTCGAAGGCGCCCCCTTCACCGCCACCCTCCGCGCGCCCGATCCGCCCTGGCACACGATCCTCCCCGCCATCGCCCGCGCCCTCGCCCCGCTCGACCCCGAAACGCTGCTCGACGGCACCGCCGTGCGCGAAGCCGTCGCGGTTCAGCTCGCATCCTGA
- a CDS encoding outer membrane beta-barrel protein, whose translation MPVRSMFAISVFALAAAATDVSAQARSTTAGFHLGAALNGSSINFDLEDEETDTEKGFGISLTAGYNFTPQFGVLINLTGANVEADGGSFGLGHGDLAGRFSFANPASALVPYLELGVSSIALVEEDAESGEDVQISGTGFTGAAGLNYFFSPKLALDANLRFTAGELDTIKIGGESQTTDEGVDATTARINIGISWFPGGGR comes from the coding sequence ATGCCCGTTCGTTCCATGTTCGCGATCTCCGTGTTCGCGCTTGCCGCCGCCGCCACCGACGTTTCGGCGCAGGCCCGTTCCACCACCGCTGGCTTCCACCTTGGCGCGGCGCTCAACGGCTCGTCCATCAATTTTGACCTCGAGGACGAAGAGACCGACACCGAGAAAGGTTTCGGGATCAGCCTGACCGCCGGGTACAACTTCACTCCGCAGTTCGGCGTGCTGATCAACCTCACCGGCGCCAACGTCGAGGCCGATGGCGGCAGCTTCGGGCTGGGCCATGGCGACCTCGCGGGGCGCTTCTCGTTCGCCAACCCGGCGAGCGCGCTGGTGCCGTACCTGGAGCTCGGTGTCTCCAGCATCGCGCTGGTGGAGGAGGACGCGGAGAGCGGTGAAGACGTCCAGATCTCCGGGACCGGCTTCACCGGCGCGGCGGGGCTCAACTACTTCTTCAGCCCGAAGCTGGCGCTGGACGCCAACCTGCGCTTCACCGCGGGCGAACTGGACACGATCAAGATCGGCGGCGAGTCCCAGACTACCGACGAAGGCGTCGACGCGACCACGGCGCGCATCAACATCGGCATCTCGTGGTTCCCGGGCGGCGGGCGGTAA
- a CDS encoding polyamine aminopropyltransferase yields the protein MEGADRGAQHRPRHPHGRRGDRLRHRHQRGDRRLSTRASTAGGTQGSAAALFLTVLLIAACGLVYELVAGALSSYLLGDSVMQFSTVIGTYLAAMGVGSWLSRYVKRGIVERFVATELLVAVVGGFSSAALFLAFAYTDAFRVLLYALVAVIGALVGLEIPLLMRILKGRFEFKDIVANVLAWDYLGALGASLLFPAVLVPQLGLVRSAIAFGIVNAGVALWSTHLFREVLVERRALQAACVAVIALLCAGFVGAERLTRAAERSIYADEIVFTRDSRYQRIVLTAWKDDLRLFLNGHLQFSSRDEYRYHEALVHPGLAALPGARRVLVLGGGDGLAVREVLRYPGVQQVTLVDLDPEMTRLFATHPVLTELNAGSLKSPRVRVVNEDAFQWLSHTDEMFDFVVADFPDPSNYAVGKLYTTAFYRLLARRMSRDGLAVVQSTSPMFARRAFWSIDATLRDAGFRTRPYHLYVPSFGEWGFILAGRGEYAPPSALPAGLRFLTPSGLPALFDFPADMRPVQAAVNRLDDPVLVRYYDQDWKDFGA from the coding sequence GTGGAAGGAGCTGATCGAGGAGCACAACACCGCCCTCGCCATCCTCATGGGCGCCGTGGTGATCGCCTTCGGCATCGTCATCAGCGCGGCGATCGTAGGCTGAGCACGCGCGCCTCCACGGCCGGCGGCACGCAGGGGAGTGCCGCCGCGCTGTTCCTCACCGTCCTCCTGATCGCGGCGTGCGGCCTCGTCTACGAGCTGGTGGCGGGGGCGCTCAGCAGCTACCTGCTGGGCGACAGCGTCATGCAGTTCTCCACCGTCATCGGTACCTACCTGGCCGCCATGGGGGTGGGGAGCTGGCTCAGCCGCTACGTGAAGCGCGGGATCGTGGAGCGCTTCGTGGCCACCGAGCTCCTGGTGGCGGTGGTGGGCGGCTTCTCGTCGGCCGCGCTATTCCTGGCCTTCGCGTACACGGACGCCTTCCGGGTGCTGCTGTACGCGCTGGTGGCCGTGATCGGCGCGCTGGTGGGGCTGGAGATCCCGCTGCTGATGCGCATCCTCAAGGGGCGCTTCGAGTTCAAGGACATCGTCGCGAACGTCCTCGCCTGGGACTACCTGGGGGCGCTGGGAGCATCGCTCCTCTTTCCCGCCGTCCTGGTGCCGCAGCTGGGGCTCGTGAGGTCGGCGATCGCGTTCGGCATCGTGAACGCGGGGGTCGCGCTCTGGTCCACGCACCTCTTCCGCGAGGTGCTGGTGGAGCGGCGGGCGCTGCAGGCGGCGTGCGTGGCCGTCATCGCGCTCCTCTGCGCCGGCTTCGTGGGCGCCGAACGGTTGACGCGCGCGGCCGAGAGGAGCATCTACGCGGACGAGATCGTCTTCACGCGTGACTCGCGCTACCAGCGGATCGTCCTGACGGCGTGGAAGGACGACCTGCGGCTCTTCCTCAACGGCCACCTCCAGTTCTCCTCGCGCGACGAGTACCGCTACCACGAGGCGCTGGTGCACCCGGGTCTGGCGGCGCTCCCCGGCGCGCGTCGGGTGCTCGTCCTGGGCGGCGGCGACGGGCTGGCGGTGCGCGAGGTGCTGCGCTACCCCGGCGTGCAGCAGGTAACGCTGGTGGACCTGGACCCGGAGATGACGCGCCTCTTCGCCACGCACCCGGTGCTCACCGAGCTCAATGCGGGGTCGCTGAAGTCGCCGCGGGTGCGGGTGGTGAACGAGGACGCCTTCCAGTGGCTGTCGCACACCGACGAGATGTTCGACTTCGTGGTGGCCGACTTCCCGGACCCGTCCAACTACGCCGTCGGGAAGCTCTACACCACCGCCTTCTACCGCCTGCTGGCGCGCCGGATGAGCCGCGATGGGCTCGCCGTGGTGCAGAGCACGTCGCCGATGTTCGCGCGGCGCGCCTTCTGGAGCATCGACGCCACCCTGCGCGACGCGGGCTTCCGCACCCGGCCGTACCACCTGTACGTGCCGTCGTTCGGCGAGTGGGGCTTCATCCTGGCGGGCCGCGGCGAGTACGCGCCCCCCTCCGCGCTCCCCGCCGGCCTGCGCTTCCTTACTCCGAGCGGCCTGCCCGCGCTCTTCGACTTCCCAGCCGACATGCGCCCCGTGCAGGCGGCCGTGAACCGCCTGGACGACCCGGTGCTCGTGCGCTACTACGACCAGGACTGGAAGGACTTCGGCGCCTGA
- a CDS encoding DUF350 domain-containing protein: MNQLANDILAVVVYSILGIVILAVALVIVDRMTPGTLWKELIEEHNTALAILMGAVVIAFGIVISAAIVG, encoded by the coding sequence ATGAACCAGCTCGCGAACGACATTCTGGCGGTCGTCGTCTACTCCATCCTCGGCATCGTCATCCTGGCGGTGGCGCTGGTGATCGTGGACCGCATGACGCCGGGAACGCTGTGGAAGGAGCTGATCGAGGAGCACAACACCGCCCTCGCCATCCTCATGGGCGCCGTGGTGATCGCCTTCGGCATCGTCATCAGCGCGGCGATCGTAGGCTGA
- a CDS encoding DUF4178 domain-containing protein, with protein MTAPAAQCPSCGAPFEFRWAGAVQSVCPYCSSVIVRHDVALERVGVVSAPPSADSRIQLGTSGEYRGRSFEVVGRIAYAWERGVWNEWHVVTGDGASAWLAEADGELSMTDLVPPPALPAPELVRPGDVVNASGGQLQVTEVVRARYAGTEGDLPFAYWDKDEILFADLRSHDGRVGTIDYSETPPLLFAGEALSWEALKLTGLRELAAPKAQEVRTLRCPQCGGAVTVRAAGRTVSVVCGSCGSVLDAQDPGLRVLQSFQQRLTHTPRIPLGTRGRLHGAEWEVIGFQIRSVTEEAVQYPWSEYVLYHPERGFRYLTEENGHWTDATPLHSIPKMGTAGGRPIATLNGETFKHFATDTATTTFVLGEFPWEVHVGDEELVRDFVHPPRMLSSEDTAGETAWSLAEYVPPSTIYKNFGLPGLPPAPKGVFACQPSPHVDRSRRYWRAFMVLTALFTVVMVGRCSTARNDRVFSERYAFQPGLPEDSTSIEAGPIVLTGRPAALQVEVDTDLDNAWAFFSFALVNEETGKRLEFGREVSQYHGVEGGESWSEGSSSDEVRLPSVPAGRYQLLIDPEAEVPVAYTVTLTHDVPGGGFFIAAFLLLAAPAALAAFASIGFESQRWQESDYAPEESDDDD; from the coding sequence GTGACGGCGCCGGCCGCGCAGTGCCCCAGCTGCGGGGCGCCCTTTGAGTTCCGCTGGGCCGGCGCGGTGCAGAGCGTCTGCCCGTACTGCTCGTCCGTGATCGTGCGGCACGACGTGGCGCTGGAGCGCGTGGGGGTGGTCTCCGCCCCGCCGAGCGCCGACTCGCGCATCCAGCTCGGCACGAGCGGAGAGTACCGCGGGCGCTCGTTCGAAGTCGTCGGGCGCATCGCCTACGCGTGGGAGCGGGGCGTGTGGAACGAGTGGCACGTCGTCACCGGCGACGGGGCGAGCGCGTGGCTGGCCGAGGCGGACGGCGAGCTGTCGATGACCGACCTCGTTCCGCCCCCGGCGCTCCCCGCGCCGGAGCTCGTGCGGCCGGGCGACGTGGTGAATGCGAGCGGCGGACAGCTCCAGGTGACCGAGGTGGTGCGCGCGCGCTACGCCGGCACCGAGGGCGACCTTCCCTTCGCGTACTGGGACAAGGACGAGATCCTCTTCGCCGATCTGCGCTCGCACGACGGCCGGGTGGGGACGATCGACTACAGCGAGACGCCGCCGCTCCTTTTCGCGGGCGAGGCGTTGTCGTGGGAAGCGCTGAAGCTGACGGGGCTGCGCGAGCTCGCCGCCCCGAAGGCGCAGGAGGTGCGCACCCTTCGTTGCCCGCAGTGCGGCGGCGCGGTGACGGTGCGCGCCGCCGGGCGCACGGTAAGCGTGGTGTGCGGCTCGTGCGGATCGGTGCTGGACGCGCAGGACCCCGGCCTCCGCGTCCTGCAGAGCTTCCAGCAGCGGCTGACGCACACGCCGCGCATTCCGCTGGGCACGCGCGGGCGGCTGCACGGGGCGGAGTGGGAGGTGATCGGCTTCCAGATCCGCTCGGTGACCGAGGAGGCGGTGCAGTACCCGTGGTCCGAGTACGTCCTCTACCACCCGGAGCGCGGATTCCGCTACCTCACGGAGGAGAACGGGCACTGGACGGACGCCACTCCCCTGCACAGCATCCCCAAGATGGGAACGGCGGGCGGGCGCCCCATCGCGACGCTGAACGGCGAGACCTTCAAGCACTTCGCCACGGACACGGCGACCACCACCTTTGTCCTCGGCGAGTTCCCGTGGGAGGTCCACGTCGGCGACGAGGAGCTGGTGCGCGATTTCGTCCACCCGCCGCGGATGCTCTCCAGCGAGGACACGGCGGGGGAGACGGCGTGGTCGTTGGCGGAGTACGTGCCGCCCTCCACCATCTACAAGAACTTCGGGCTCCCGGGGCTGCCGCCGGCACCCAAGGGCGTGTTCGCCTGCCAGCCGTCGCCGCACGTCGATCGCTCGCGGCGCTACTGGCGGGCGTTCATGGTGCTGACGGCGCTGTTCACGGTGGTGATGGTGGGGCGCTGCTCCACGGCGCGGAACGACCGGGTGTTCAGCGAGCGCTACGCCTTCCAGCCGGGCCTTCCGGAAGACTCCACTTCGATCGAGGCCGGCCCCATCGTGCTGACGGGGCGCCCGGCGGCCCTGCAGGTGGAGGTGGACACCGACCTGGACAACGCGTGGGCGTTCTTCTCCTTTGCGCTGGTCAACGAAGAGACGGGGAAGCGCCTGGAGTTCGGCCGTGAGGTGAGCCAGTACCACGGTGTGGAGGGCGGCGAGAGCTGGAGTGAGGGCTCGTCCTCGGACGAGGTGCGGCTCCCCTCGGTTCCCGCGGGGCGCTACCAGCTCCTGATCGACCCGGAGGCCGAGGTCCCGGTCGCCTACACCGTCACCCTGACGCACGACGTTCCCGGCGGGGGGTTCTTCATCGCCGCCTTCCTCCTCCTCGCGGCCCCCGCCGCCCTCGCGGCGTTCGCCTCCATCGGCTTCGAGTCGCAGCGCTGGCAGGAGAGCGATTATGCGCCGGAGGAGAGCGATGATGATGACTGA
- a CDS encoding S-adenosylmethionine decarboxylase: MTDGREWLVEAHGCDPAPLGDVEALRTLFAAMVVGLGLHPVGDPLWHKFPGPGGVTGMVLLAESHLTVHTFPEHGSLCLNLFCCRPRPEWSFDAELRARFGADEVTVRAVDRPYAAVVAA; the protein is encoded by the coding sequence GTGACCGATGGCCGCGAATGGCTGGTGGAGGCGCACGGCTGCGACCCCGCGCCGCTGGGCGACGTGGAGGCGCTGCGCACCCTCTTCGCGGCCATGGTGGTTGGGCTGGGGCTGCACCCGGTGGGCGACCCGCTCTGGCACAAGTTCCCGGGGCCGGGGGGCGTCACCGGGATGGTGCTGCTGGCCGAAAGCCACCTGACCGTGCACACCTTTCCCGAGCACGGCTCGCTCTGCCTCAACCTGTTCTGCTGCCGCCCGCGTCCTGAGTGGAGCTTCGACGCCGAGCTGCGCGCCCGCTTCGGCGCCGATGAGGTGACGGTGCGCGCGGTGGACCGGCCCTACGCCGCGGTGGTGGCCGCGTGA
- a CDS encoding carboxypeptidase regulatory-like domain-containing protein, translating to MSRNSILTVLLAVLCALAAPLRAQEAARVIRGTVVDGAGAGVAGAEVRVTHVRSRAEARATADSAGRFTANAPGDGGAYQVLVSVAGRPAAQTRVTFAAGQREAAGVRIAIGSGERVRLDTLTVPTRRRQAPRGQAMGEREGVLNGRAEVAPGSIAPGSEGSIDALAALVPGVQMTPQGPSVFGLGAEQNSRTLNGLNVGDVDLPRDMRSTLQVATSPWDPTRGGFSGAQLAATIAPGGTFNSRSASLVLDAPVQRLTDPALARLGGQGPRTVFGAGGSGELVPGRYYYNAGFSATVARAGSSTLLSSDRDALRLSGIHPDSVTRLLTTLRGAGVALDPGNFGGRLQDAASLTVRLDRDPNGTNRANLLVFGKVEHSDALRQTPRATPGYTGEAWNVSTGLSLASSHYLWTSYLHEPMVGATWARRRGSPHLALPGGRVLVSSDLGGGQPVLTPVSFGGNSLEEFSSAEWTLQFRDELTWLSKDNTLRRKLFVESVLAGFSNETAANRLGSYDYRSLADVVENRPYSFRRQFGSTEASGRQWSGALAWADSRRMFKSLQLTYGARVEGNRFLDAPEDNPVLREAFGVRTDRLPNRVSVSPRIGFTWSYRPTRMNMMSSSLGTASFWRGGMVQGGIGKFRNALPASLLDDALRGTGLPGGLRELTCLGSAVPAPDWRSFLDNPAAIPEACAGEGGTLTDISPRAQLFGADYDAPHSWRASLGWSSSIKKVGFGIDGSRSWNRAVGSRRDLNFGGQTRFLLAAEGDRPVFVSATSIEPGTGATSASEARIQRELGRVDQRVSDLRSSSWQVTGRVTPEIGHSRRLSLSYTVAGARGESRGFDGTAFGDPRVVETADGSIARHQFALHGGMQVKWISISLFGRLTSGVPFTPSVSGDVNGDGLGLDRAFVFDPATVSDPAVASGMEGVLRGVPGYARQCLASQLGRAAARNSCRGPWTQTLDASISYNNLNLGGALGRRVTASMYLANLPGAADQLLHGSGGLRGWGTQPFPDPVLYTVRGFNPADRSFRYEVNPRFGEPRSTLSAFGSPFRVTLDVRVNIGKGQDRQAAERIVRVARTFADSQSVRPDEMKKLAFPGRQVGNAEQVLNMREQLALTPEQVTALRAIQTADNQRADSLKMDFSEQIARAGKTVDVNWIIAGRRRVEDAIWASFKEGLPRVRAVLTAPQIELLPPHLRGEGGEMRMITSQPPRP from the coding sequence GTGTCACGTAACTCCATTCTCACCGTGCTCCTCGCGGTCCTGTGCGCGCTGGCCGCGCCCCTGCGTGCGCAGGAGGCGGCGCGCGTCATCCGGGGGACGGTGGTGGATGGGGCGGGAGCGGGGGTCGCGGGGGCGGAGGTGCGCGTTACGCACGTGCGCTCGCGGGCCGAGGCGCGCGCTACGGCCGACTCTGCCGGGCGCTTCACCGCGAACGCGCCGGGCGACGGGGGCGCGTACCAGGTGCTGGTGAGCGTGGCGGGAAGGCCCGCCGCGCAGACCCGCGTGACGTTCGCGGCGGGCCAGCGGGAGGCGGCGGGGGTGCGCATCGCGATCGGGAGCGGCGAACGGGTGCGGCTGGACACCCTCACCGTACCCACGCGGCGGCGGCAGGCACCGCGCGGGCAGGCGATGGGCGAGCGCGAGGGGGTGCTGAACGGGCGCGCCGAGGTCGCGCCCGGCAGCATCGCGCCGGGCAGCGAGGGGAGCATCGATGCGCTGGCGGCGCTCGTGCCCGGCGTGCAGATGACGCCGCAGGGGCCCTCCGTCTTCGGGCTGGGCGCGGAGCAGAACTCGCGCACGCTCAACGGCCTCAACGTGGGCGACGTGGACCTTCCGCGCGACATGCGCTCGACGCTGCAGGTGGCGACCTCGCCGTGGGACCCCACGCGCGGCGGGTTCAGCGGCGCGCAGCTCGCGGCCACCATCGCGCCGGGCGGCACCTTCAACAGCCGCTCCGCCAGCCTGGTGCTCGACGCGCCGGTGCAGCGGCTCACCGATCCGGCGCTGGCGCGGCTCGGCGGGCAGGGACCGCGCACCGTCTTCGGGGCGGGCGGGAGCGGCGAGCTGGTGCCGGGGCGCTACTACTACAACGCCGGCTTCAGCGCCACCGTGGCGCGCGCCGGCTCCTCCACCCTCCTCAGCTCCGACCGCGACGCGCTGCGCCTTTCCGGGATCCACCCGGACTCCGTCACCCGCCTCCTCACCACGCTGCGCGGCGCGGGCGTGGCACTGGACCCGGGCAACTTCGGCGGACGCTTGCAGGACGCCGCGTCGCTTACCGTGCGGCTGGATCGCGATCCCAACGGTACCAATCGCGCCAACCTGCTCGTGTTCGGAAAGGTGGAGCACTCCGACGCGCTGCGGCAGACGCCGCGCGCCACGCCGGGATACACGGGCGAGGCGTGGAACGTGAGCACGGGGCTCAGCCTGGCGTCGTCGCACTACCTGTGGACGAGCTACCTGCACGAGCCGATGGTCGGCGCCACGTGGGCGCGGCGTCGGGGGAGCCCGCACCTGGCGCTCCCCGGCGGGCGCGTTCTGGTGTCGTCCGACCTGGGTGGCGGGCAGCCGGTGCTCACCCCGGTCTCGTTCGGCGGCAACAGCCTGGAGGAGTTCAGCTCCGCCGAGTGGACGCTCCAGTTCCGCGACGAGCTGACCTGGCTCTCCAAGGACAACACGCTGCGGCGCAAGCTGTTCGTGGAGTCGGTGCTGGCGGGGTTCTCCAACGAGACGGCGGCCAACCGGCTGGGGAGCTACGACTACCGCTCGCTGGCCGACGTGGTGGAGAACCGGCCGTACAGCTTCCGGCGCCAGTTCGGCTCCACCGAGGCAAGCGGCCGGCAGTGGTCGGGCGCGCTGGCGTGGGCGGACTCGCGCAGGATGTTCAAGAGCCTCCAGCTCACCTACGGCGCGCGGGTGGAGGGGAACCGCTTCTTGGACGCTCCGGAGGACAACCCGGTGCTGCGCGAGGCGTTCGGAGTGCGCACGGACCGGCTGCCCAATCGCGTGAGCGTCAGCCCGCGGATTGGCTTCACCTGGAGCTACCGTCCCACCCGAATGAACATGATGTCCAGCTCGCTGGGGACGGCGAGCTTCTGGCGCGGCGGGATGGTGCAGGGCGGCATCGGCAAGTTCCGCAACGCGCTCCCGGCAAGCCTGCTGGACGACGCGCTGCGCGGCACCGGGCTTCCCGGCGGCCTTCGCGAGCTGACCTGCCTGGGCTCGGCCGTGCCGGCGCCGGACTGGCGCAGCTTCCTGGACAACCCCGCCGCCATCCCCGAGGCGTGCGCGGGCGAGGGCGGCACCCTCACCGACATCTCCCCGCGCGCGCAGCTCTTCGGCGCGGACTACGATGCGCCGCACTCCTGGCGCGCCAGCCTGGGCTGGTCGTCCAGCATAAAGAAGGTCGGCTTCGGCATCGACGGCAGCCGCTCGTGGAACCGCGCCGTAGGAAGCCGCCGCGACCTCAACTTCGGCGGGCAGACGCGCTTCCTGCTCGCGGCGGAGGGCGACCGTCCGGTGTTCGTCTCCGCCACCTCCATCGAGCCGGGGACGGGAGCCACCAGCGCCAGCGAGGCGCGCATCCAGCGGGAGCTGGGGCGGGTGGACCAGCGCGTCTCCGACCTCCGCTCCTCGTCGTGGCAGGTCACGGGGCGCGTGACGCCGGAGATCGGGCACTCGCGCCGCCTTTCGCTGAGCTACACCGTGGCGGGCGCGCGCGGCGAGTCGCGCGGCTTCGATGGGACGGCATTCGGCGATCCGCGCGTGGTGGAGACGGCGGACGGCTCCATCGCGCGCCACCAGTTCGCGCTGCACGGCGGGATGCAGGTGAAGTGGATCAGCATCTCGCTCTTCGGCCGCCTGACCTCCGGCGTCCCGTTCACCCCCTCCGTGTCCGGCGACGTGAACGGCGACGGGCTGGGGCTGGACCGCGCCTTCGTCTTCGACCCCGCCACCGTGAGCGATCCCGCGGTGGCGAGCGGGATGGAGGGCGTGCTGCGCGGTGTGCCCGGGTACGCGCGCCAATGCCTGGCCTCGCAGCTCGGGCGCGCGGCGGCCCGCAACAGCTGCCGCGGCCCGTGGACGCAGACGCTGGACGCCAGCATCAGCTACAACAACCTCAACCTGGGCGGCGCGCTGGGACGGCGGGTGACGGCGTCGATGTACCTGGCCAACCTTCCCGGCGCCGCGGACCAGCTCCTCCACGGCAGCGGCGGCCTGCGCGGCTGGGGGACGCAGCCGTTCCCGGACCCGGTGCTGTACACGGTGCGCGGCTTCAACCCCGCGGACCGTTCGTTCCGCTACGAGGTCAACCCGCGCTTCGGCGAGCCGCGCTCCACACTGAGCGCCTTCGGCTCACCGTTCCGGGTGACGCTGGACGTGCGGGTGAACATCGGCAAGGGGCAGGACCGGCAGGCGGCGGAGCGCATCGTTCGCGTGGCCCGCACCTTCGCGGACAGCCAGAGCGTGCGGCCGGACGAGATGAAGAAGCTCGCCTTCCCCGGGCGCCAGGTGGGGAACGCGGAGCAGGTGCTCAACATGCGCGAGCAGCTCGCCCTCACCCCCGAGCAGGTCACGGCGCTGAGGGCCATCCAGACGGCGGACAACCAGCGCGCGGACTCGCTCAAGATGGATTTCTCCGAGCAGATCGCGAGGGCGGGGAAGACGGTGGACGTCAACTGGATCATCGCCGGCCGGCGGCGCGTGGAGGACGCGATCTGGGCCTCGTTCAAGGAAGGTCTGCCCCGGGTGCGCGCGGTCCTCACCGCGCCGCAGATTGAGCTCCTACCGCCGCACCTGCGCGGCGAGGGCGGCGAGATGCGGATGATCACGTCGCAGCCGCCACGGCCGTAG